A part of Chanos chanos chromosome 9, fChaCha1.1, whole genome shotgun sequence genomic DNA contains:
- the ddr1 gene encoding epithelial discoidin domain-containing receptor 1 produces the protein MATLRLWLLPGTLSIFLVSLTTAQDHDWHFNSAKCRYALGMEDGSIPDSDISASSAWSDSTEAKHGRLSTGEGDGAWCPAGPVFPSGSEYLQVDLRTLHFLSLVGTQGRHADGHGREFARSYKLRYSRDGRQWLTWKDRWSQEVVSGNENTYDVVLKDLGPPIIARMVRFYPLADRVMSVCLRVELYGCLWEDGLKAYTAPVGHVMHLSGSPVYLNDSTYDGSIEAGVQFGGLGQLCDGVLGGDDFTETKELRVWPGYDYIGWSRDALGQASVEIEFHFQKTRTFHTMQVHSNNRHTQGVRVFNRVECDFKPSLLRPWSDPPLVLQVPLSDLKDPSSRPISVPLGGRPAQILRCRYFFADHWLLLSEISFFSEPFVDDDSEAPPRNPPTTPTQPHTTANSSQPGTEFTVMTPRAGLPVAKDDSSNTAILIGCLVGIILLLLAVIAVILWRQYWKKLLGKAQGSLSSDELRVHLSVPADSVVINNTHSYSSRYQRIHTFSDDRDRERERDGAGGSGGEYQEPSTVLRPREQCDSTALLLNNPAYHLLLSDLRHTSSSKTNCPSDQEKPQNAPQACALDVDEKALPTQEEPPPYPGAPPYPHLSSASPPPPLLLPVGGASVPHYAEADIISLQGVSGNNTYAVPALCATPTDLATPLPELPRECLVFKEKLGEGQFGEVHLCEIENPQDLPSLEFPFNVRKGRPLLVAVKILRPDASKNARNDFLKEVKILSRLKDPNIIRLLGVCVSTDPLCMVTEYMESGDLNQYLSSRVLLDKTGPVHNSYTISYPALISMASQIASGMKFLSSLNFVHRDLATRNCLVGGERGEVGGNGGERQIKIADFGMSRNLYAGDYYRIQGRAVLPIRWMAWECILMGKFTTASDVWAFGVTLWEMLSVCQEQPYSHMTDEQVIDNAGEFFRDHGRQVYLCRPAVCPQGLYELMLSCWNRESKLRPSFTHIHTFLTEDAMNMV, from the exons ATGGCGACGCTTAGGCTGTGGCTGTTGCCTGGCACCCTTTCCATCTTTTTGGTCTCCTTGACGACAGCTCAGGATCATGACTGGCACTTCAACTCAG cgaAGTGTCGTTATGCGTTGGGAATGGAAGATGGCAGCATCCCAGACTCTGATATCTCAGCGTCCAGCGCTTGGTCTGACTCTACGGAGGCCAAACACGGCAG gttgAGTACAGGTGAGGGGGATGGGGCGTGGTGTCCGGCAGGTCCTGTTTTTCCCAGTGGCTCTGAGTACCTGCAGGTGGACCTGCGGACGCTCCACTTCCTCTCGCTGGTCGGCACGCAGGGTCGCCATGCCGACGGGCACGGGCGGGAGTTTGCGCGGAGTTACAAACTGCGGTATTCGCGCGACGGACGACAGTGGCTCACCTGGAAGGACAGATGGAGTCAAGAG GTGGTTTCGGGGAATGAGAACACGTATGACGTGGTTCTGAAGGACCTTGGTCCGCCCATCATTGCCCGTATGGTTCGGTTCTACCCGCTGGCGGACCGagtcatgagtgtgtgtctgagggtggAGCTCTACGGCTGTCTCTGGGAAG acgGTCTGAAAGCGTACACCGCCCCTGTGGGTCACGTCATGCACCTGTCGGGCTCACCTGTCTACCTCAACGACTCCACCTACGATGGGAGCATTGAGGCAGG ggtTCAGTTTGGTGGTCTGGGACAGCTGTGTGATGGAGTTCTGGGTGGGGATGACTTCACAGAGACTAAAGAGCTGAGGGTGTGGCCGGGCTATGACTACATTGGCTGGAGTCGGGACGCTCTGGGCCAGGCCAGCGTGGAGATTGAGTTTCACTTCCAGAAAACGCGCACCTTTCACACCATGCAG gtccACAGTAATAACCGACACACTCAGGGGGTGCGTGTGTTTAATCGGGTGGAGTGTGATTTTAAGCCCAGTTTGCTGAGGCCGTGGTCCGACCCGCCGTTGGTTCTGCAGGTTCCCCTGTCTGACCTGAAGGACCCGTCGTCTCGGCCCATCTCTGTCCCGCTGGGCGGGCGACCCGCTCAGATCCTACGCTGTCGCTACTTCTTCGCCGACCACTGGCTCCTCCTCAGCGAGATCAGCTTCTTCTCCG agccgTTTGTAGATGATGATTCAGAGgctcctcct AGAA ACCCCCCCACGACCCCCACCCAGCCGCACACCACCGCCAACAGCTCTCAGCCAg GAACAGAATTCACTGTAATGACCCCAAGAGCTGGTCTGCCTGTTGCTAAGGACGACAGCAGTAACACAGCTATTCTGATTGGGTGCCTGGTGGGAATCATCTTGCTGCTATTGGCTGTGATAGCTGTCATTCTGTGGAGGCAGTACTGGAAGAAACTACTGggcaag gcccAGGGCAGCCTGTCGAGTGATGAGCTGcgtgtccatctctctgtgccTGCGGACAGTGTGGTTattaacaacacacactcctactCCAGCCGTTACCAGCGCATACACACTTTCAGTGacgacagagacagggagagagagagagacggagcaGGGGGGAGCGGGGGAGAGTACCAAGAGCCCAGCACTGTGCTCCGCCCACGGGAGCAGTGTGACAGCACAG ccTTGCTGTTAAACAACCCAGCCTATCACCTTTTGCTGTCTGACCTGAGACACACATCCAGCTCCAAGACAAACTGCCCCAGCGACCAAGAAAAGCCCCAAAACGCCCCCCAGG CGTGTGCTCTAGACGTAGACGAGAAGGCCCTTCCCACTCAAGAGGAGCCGCCCCCTTATCCTGGGGCCCCGCCCTATCCCCACCTTAGCTCCGCCTCTCCCCCGCCCCCTCTTCTCCTGCCAGTGGGCGGAGCCAGCGTGCCTCATTATGCTGAAGCCGACATCATCAGCTTACAGGGAGTCAGCGGCAACAACACGTACGCGGTCCCCGCCCTGTGTGCCACGCCCACTGATTTGGCCACGCCCCTCCCAGAGCTGCCCAGAGAGTGCCTGGTCTTTAAAGAGAAACTGGGAGAAGGCCAGTTTGGAgag GTCCATCTGTGTGAGATTGAGAATCCACAGGATTTACCCAGTTTGGAGTTCCCCTTCAATGTGAGGAAGgggcgccctctgctggtggCAGTCAAGATACTGCGACCAGACGCCTCTAAAAATGCCAG gAATGATTTTCTGAAGGAGGTGAAGATTCTGTCGCGGTTAAAGGACCCGAACATAATCCGtttgctgggtgtgtgtgtgagcactgaTCCACTCTGCATGGTCACAGAGTACATGGAGAGCGGAGACCTCAACCAGTACCTCTCCAGTCGAGTCTTACTGGACAAGACTGGTCCTGTCCACAACTCGTACACCATCAG CTATCCTGCTCTGATCTCTATGGCGAGTCAGATAGCGTCAGGGATGAAGTTTTTGTCCTCCCTGAATTTCGTCCATCGTGATTTGGCGACACGGAACTGCCTGGTGGGCGGGGAGAGGGGTGAGGTGGGCGGGAACGGAGGCGAGCGTCAGATTAAAATCGCTGATTTTGGGATGAGCCGTAATCTGTATGCTGGAGATTACTACAGGATCCAGGGTCGAGCTGTTCTCCCCATCCGCTGGATGGCCTGGGAGTGTATTctcatg ggtaAGTTCACCACGGCCAGTGACGTTTGGGCGTTTGGTGTGACTCTGTGGgagatgttgagtgtgtgtcaggAACAGCCGTACTCACACATGACCGATGAACAGGTGATCGACAACGCCGGAGAATTCTTCAGGGACCACGGCAGACAG gtgTATTTGTGTCGGCCGGCCGTGTGTCCTCAGGGTTTATATGAGCTGATGTTGAGCTGCTGGAACAGAGAGTCTAAGCTCCGcccctctttcacacacatccacaccttcCTCACCGAGGACGCCATGAACATGgtctaa
- the flot1b gene encoding flotillin-1b isoform X1, whose product MFYTCGPNEAMVVSGCGRSPPLMIAGGRVFVFPCIQQIQRISLNTLTLNVKSDKVYTRHGVPISVTGIAQVKIQGQNKEMLAAACQMFMGKSEGEIAQIALETLEGHQRAIIAHLTVEEIYQDRKKFSEQVFKVASSDLVNMGIGVVSYTLKDVHDDQEYLHSLGKARTAQVQRDARIGEAQYKRDAVIKEAHAMQEKVSAQYKNEIEMAKSQRDFELKKAAYDAEVNTKKAESEMAYQLQVAKTKQRIEEEKMQVQVVERTQQITLQEQEITRKERELEAKVKKPAEAERYKLEKIAEAHRLQLIMEAEAEAESIRMKGEAEAFAVEAKGRAEAEQMAKKAEAFKQYKEGAMVDMLLEKLPLMAEEISKPLAEAQKITMVSSGGSEVGAAKLTGEVLDIMTRLPHTVEKLTGVNIAQATSTRMG is encoded by the exons GATCTCTCTGAACACTCTGACTCTGAATGTGAAGAGTGACAAGGTCTACACCCGACACGGAGTGCCCATCTCAGTGACCGGCATCgcccag GTGAAGATCCAGGGTCAGAATAAGGAGATGCTGGCAGCAGCGTGTCAGATGTTTATGGGGAAATCAGAGGGTGAAATTGCTCAGATCGCCCTGGAGACACTGGAAGGTCATCAGAGAGCGATCATTGCCCATCTTACTGTGGAg GAGATCTATCAGGATCGTAAGAAGTTCTCTGAGCAGGTGTTTAAGGTGGCGTCATCTGACCTGGTCAACATGGGCATTGGTGTGGTCAGCTACACACTTAAGGACGTCCACGACGACCAG gagtACCTCCACTCCCTGGGCAAGGCCCGTACTGCCCAGGTCCAGAGAGACGCTCGCATCGGTGAAGCCCAGTACAAGAGAGATGCCGTCATCAag gagGCCCATGCCATGCAGGAGAAGGTGTCGGCGCAGTATAAGAATGAGATTGAAATGGCCAAATCTCAGAGAGACTTTGAGCTGAAGAAAGCTGCTTACGATGCTGAGGTCAACACCAAGAAGGCGGAGTCAGAGATGGCCTATCAGCTGCAG GTGGCGAAGACAAAGCAGCGTattgaggaggagaagatgcAGGTGCAGGTGGTGGAGAGAACCCAGCAGATCACGCTGCAGGAGCAGGAGATCACACGCaaggagagagaactggaggcCAAAGTCAAGAAACCCGCAGAGGCCGAGAGATACAAACTGGAAAAGATCGCAGAGgctcacag gctGCAGTTGATCATGGAGGCTGAAGCTGAGGCAGAGTCAATCAGA atgaaGGGAGAGGCAGAAGCGTTTGCTGTAGAGGCCAAAGGTCGTGCAGAGGCGGAGCAGATGGCGAAGAAAGCCGAGGCCTTTAAACAGTATAAGGAAGGAGCCATGGTGGACATGCTACTGGAGAAACTCCCactg ATGGCAGAGGAGATCAGTAAGCCGCTGGCTGAGGCCCAGAAGATCACCATGGTGTCCAGCGGTGGATCAGAGGTGGGTGCGGCCAAACTGACCGGAGAGGTTCTGGACATCATGACCCGACTGCCCCACACCGTGGAGAAACTGACCGGCGTCAACATCGCACAG gctacGTCCACTCGTATGGGCTGA
- the flot1b gene encoding flotillin-1b isoform X2: MIAGGRVFVFPCIQQIQRISLNTLTLNVKSDKVYTRHGVPISVTGIAQVKIQGQNKEMLAAACQMFMGKSEGEIAQIALETLEGHQRAIIAHLTVEEIYQDRKKFSEQVFKVASSDLVNMGIGVVSYTLKDVHDDQEYLHSLGKARTAQVQRDARIGEAQYKRDAVIKEAHAMQEKVSAQYKNEIEMAKSQRDFELKKAAYDAEVNTKKAESEMAYQLQVAKTKQRIEEEKMQVQVVERTQQITLQEQEITRKERELEAKVKKPAEAERYKLEKIAEAHRLQLIMEAEAEAESIRMKGEAEAFAVEAKGRAEAEQMAKKAEAFKQYKEGAMVDMLLEKLPLMAEEISKPLAEAQKITMVSSGGSEVGAAKLTGEVLDIMTRLPHTVEKLTGVNIAQATSTRMG, translated from the exons GATCTCTCTGAACACTCTGACTCTGAATGTGAAGAGTGACAAGGTCTACACCCGACACGGAGTGCCCATCTCAGTGACCGGCATCgcccag GTGAAGATCCAGGGTCAGAATAAGGAGATGCTGGCAGCAGCGTGTCAGATGTTTATGGGGAAATCAGAGGGTGAAATTGCTCAGATCGCCCTGGAGACACTGGAAGGTCATCAGAGAGCGATCATTGCCCATCTTACTGTGGAg GAGATCTATCAGGATCGTAAGAAGTTCTCTGAGCAGGTGTTTAAGGTGGCGTCATCTGACCTGGTCAACATGGGCATTGGTGTGGTCAGCTACACACTTAAGGACGTCCACGACGACCAG gagtACCTCCACTCCCTGGGCAAGGCCCGTACTGCCCAGGTCCAGAGAGACGCTCGCATCGGTGAAGCCCAGTACAAGAGAGATGCCGTCATCAag gagGCCCATGCCATGCAGGAGAAGGTGTCGGCGCAGTATAAGAATGAGATTGAAATGGCCAAATCTCAGAGAGACTTTGAGCTGAAGAAAGCTGCTTACGATGCTGAGGTCAACACCAAGAAGGCGGAGTCAGAGATGGCCTATCAGCTGCAG GTGGCGAAGACAAAGCAGCGTattgaggaggagaagatgcAGGTGCAGGTGGTGGAGAGAACCCAGCAGATCACGCTGCAGGAGCAGGAGATCACACGCaaggagagagaactggaggcCAAAGTCAAGAAACCCGCAGAGGCCGAGAGATACAAACTGGAAAAGATCGCAGAGgctcacag gctGCAGTTGATCATGGAGGCTGAAGCTGAGGCAGAGTCAATCAGA atgaaGGGAGAGGCAGAAGCGTTTGCTGTAGAGGCCAAAGGTCGTGCAGAGGCGGAGCAGATGGCGAAGAAAGCCGAGGCCTTTAAACAGTATAAGGAAGGAGCCATGGTGGACATGCTACTGGAGAAACTCCCactg ATGGCAGAGGAGATCAGTAAGCCGCTGGCTGAGGCCCAGAAGATCACCATGGTGTCCAGCGGTGGATCAGAGGTGGGTGCGGCCAAACTGACCGGAGAGGTTCTGGACATCATGACCCGACTGCCCCACACCGTGGAGAAACTGACCGGCGTCAACATCGCACAG gctacGTCCACTCGTATGGGCTGA